Proteins found in one Bartonella krasnovii genomic segment:
- the odhB gene encoding 2-oxoglutarate dehydrogenase complex dihydrolipoyllysine-residue succinyltransferase produces the protein MTTEIRVPTLGESVTEATVGKWFKKLGEAVAMDEPLVELETDKVTVEVPSPVAGKLSEIIAKEGDTVEVKALLGTVEAGQAGVSQSFSPSVTPVPEVSSESEKLASSSAMPPSPSAAKLMAENNVAKSDISGSGKRGQILKEDVIGGLEQGTKTPTPSSSETGSSMVSVPETREERVRMTKLRQTIARRLKDAQNVAAMLTTFNEVDMSAIMDLRKRYKDLFEKKHGVKLGFMGFFTKAVCHALKELPAVNAEIDGTDIVYKNYVNVGIAVGTDKGLVVPVVRDADQMSLAEIEKEIGRLGRLARDGKLAVSDMQGGTFTITNGGVYGSLMSTPILNAPQSGILGMHAIKERAMVIEGQVVIRPMMYLALSYDHRIVDGQEAVTFLVRVKESLEDPERLVLDL, from the coding sequence ATGACTACTGAAATCCGTGTTCCTACTTTGGGCGAATCGGTTACCGAAGCAACGGTTGGCAAATGGTTTAAAAAACTGGGTGAAGCTGTCGCTATGGATGAGCCTTTGGTTGAATTAGAAACTGATAAGGTAACTGTTGAAGTTCCTTCTCCTGTTGCTGGAAAATTATCTGAAATTATCGCAAAAGAAGGCGATACGGTTGAAGTGAAAGCTCTTTTAGGAACGGTAGAAGCTGGCCAAGCCGGTGTTAGCCAATCATTTTCACCTTCTGTCACACCTGTTCCAGAGGTTTCATCTGAATCAGAGAAGCTTGCTTCGAGTAGTGCTATGCCTCCTTCACCCTCAGCAGCAAAGTTGATGGCTGAAAATAATGTAGCAAAAAGTGATATTTCAGGTTCTGGAAAACGTGGACAAATTCTTAAAGAAGATGTTATTGGTGGATTAGAACAAGGAACAAAAACGCCTACTCCTTCTTCCTCTGAAACTGGTTCTTCAATGGTTTCTGTCCCAGAAACACGTGAAGAGCGGGTTCGTATGACGAAATTGCGTCAAACAATTGCTCGTCGTCTTAAAGATGCGCAAAATGTAGCTGCAATGTTAACCACATTTAATGAGGTTGATATGTCGGCGATAATGGATTTGCGCAAGCGTTATAAGGATCTTTTTGAAAAGAAGCATGGCGTTAAACTTGGTTTTATGGGATTTTTTACCAAAGCTGTTTGTCATGCATTAAAAGAACTTCCTGCTGTTAATGCCGAAATTGATGGAACAGATATTGTTTACAAAAACTATGTCAATGTTGGAATTGCTGTTGGAACGGATAAAGGTCTTGTCGTTCCAGTGGTGCGTGATGCAGATCAAATGTCATTGGCAGAGATTGAAAAGGAGATTGGTCGTTTGGGACGTCTTGCGCGTGATGGGAAATTAGCCGTTTCTGATATGCAAGGCGGAACTTTTACCATTACCAATGGTGGTGTGTATGGATCGTTGATGTCAACACCGATTTTGAATGCACCACAATCTGGTATTTTGGGAATGCATGCGATTAAAGAGCGAGCAATGGTTATCGAGGGCCAAGTTGTAATCCGCCCCATGATGTATTTAGCGCTTTCTTATGATCACCGTATTGTGGATGGGCAAGAAGCTGTAACTTTCCTTGTGCGTGTTAAGGAAAGCTTAGAAGATCCGGAACGCCTTGTTCTTGACTTGTAA
- a CDS encoding 2-oxoglutarate dehydrogenase E1 component, with product MARQDEINSLFAQTSFLYGGNADYIDQLYAQYEKDPTSVDSQWRAFFEGLHDNKEDVLKNAEGATWQRDHWPLKPDGELVSALDGDWSSLEKYLGDKLKEKAAKGGAQKGKTFSEQDIIRATRDSVHAIMMIRAFRARGHLRAKLDPLQLAEKLEDYKELSPEAYGFTPADYERPIFIDNVLGLEYATIPQMLEILNRTYCSTIGVEYMHVSDPVQKAWLQERIEGRDKKIAFTQQDKKAILNKLIEAEGFEQFLDTKYKGTKRFGLDGGEALIPALEQIIKCGSALGVQEVILGMAHRGRLNVLSQVLAKPHRAIFHEFKGGSYKPDDVEGSGDVKYHLGTTADLDFDGNKVHLSLLANPSHLEIVDPVVMGKARAKQDQLVGPTHTDSLPLSERSKVLPLLIHGDAAFAGQGVIQETFGLSGLKGYRVAGSLHVIINNQIGFTTAPRFSRSSPYPSDVAKMIDAPIFHVNGDDPEAVVFVAKIAMEFRQIFHKPVVIDMFCYRRYGHNEGDEPSFTQPLMYKAIRNHKTTLQLYSDQLIAEGLISSEEIEQQKKSWRDKLESELEASASYKPNKADWLDGSWTGLKAFNNADEQHSRTTGVELKTLKEIGQKLVEIPENFHVHKTIQRFLNNRAKIFETGEGVDWATAEALAFGSLCLEGAPVRLSGEDVERGTFSQRHSVLYDQENEARYIPLNHLQKGQALYEVVNSMLSEEAVLGFEYGYSLAEPRGLILWEAQFGDFSNGAQVIFDQFISSAERKWLRMSGLVCLLPHGFEGQGPEHSSARLERFLQLCAEDNMQVANCTTPANYFHILRRQIKRDFRKPLILMTPKSLLRHKRAVSLLNEMGPETSFSRVLLDDAECLKDSVVKLQKDNKIRRVVLCTGKVYYDLYEEREKKGIDDVYLLRIEQLYPFPAKVLVNVLSRFLQAEVFWCQEEPKNMGAWSFIEPYLEWVLTHINAQYSRARYAGRPASASPASGLMVKHLEQLAAFLKDALGS from the coding sequence ATGGCAAGGCAGGACGAGATAAATAGTCTTTTTGCGCAAACGTCATTTCTTTATGGTGGGAATGCGGATTATATAGATCAACTTTATGCTCAGTATGAAAAAGATCCTACCAGTGTTGATTCACAGTGGCGTGCTTTTTTTGAAGGCCTTCATGATAACAAAGAAGATGTTCTCAAAAATGCTGAAGGAGCAACGTGGCAGCGTGATCATTGGCCATTAAAGCCAGATGGTGAATTGGTTTCTGCTCTTGATGGTGATTGGTCTTCTCTTGAAAAATATCTTGGTGATAAATTAAAAGAAAAAGCAGCAAAAGGGGGCGCTCAAAAGGGAAAAACTTTCAGTGAGCAAGATATTATTCGTGCAACGCGTGATTCTGTTCATGCCATTATGATGATTCGGGCGTTTCGAGCACGGGGGCATCTTCGAGCAAAGCTTGATCCTCTTCAATTGGCAGAAAAGCTGGAAGATTATAAAGAGCTTTCTCCGGAAGCTTATGGTTTTACTCCTGCTGATTATGAGCGTCCCATTTTTATTGATAATGTTTTAGGATTGGAATATGCAACTATTCCGCAAATGCTTGAAATTCTCAATCGTACCTATTGTTCAACAATCGGTGTAGAATATATGCATGTTTCTGATCCTGTCCAGAAAGCATGGCTTCAAGAACGTATTGAAGGGCGAGATAAAAAAATTGCTTTCACACAGCAAGACAAGAAGGCTATCCTGAATAAACTGATTGAAGCAGAAGGATTCGAACAGTTTTTAGATACGAAATATAAAGGAACAAAACGTTTTGGACTTGATGGTGGTGAAGCGCTGATTCCTGCTCTTGAACAGATTATTAAATGCGGTAGTGCTTTAGGGGTGCAAGAAGTTATCTTAGGAATGGCTCATCGTGGTCGTTTAAATGTTCTTTCACAAGTTCTCGCTAAGCCACATAGAGCTATCTTTCATGAATTCAAAGGGGGATCTTATAAGCCTGATGATGTAGAGGGATCAGGTGATGTTAAATATCATTTAGGAACGACGGCAGATTTGGATTTTGATGGTAATAAAGTGCATTTATCACTTTTAGCTAACCCCTCTCATCTTGAAATTGTTGATCCGGTTGTTATGGGAAAAGCACGTGCTAAACAAGATCAACTTGTTGGACCCACACACACTGATTCACTCCCATTGAGTGAGCGCTCAAAAGTGTTGCCATTGCTTATTCATGGTGATGCTGCTTTTGCAGGACAAGGCGTTATCCAAGAAACTTTTGGTCTTTCAGGTCTTAAAGGCTATCGTGTTGCAGGTTCACTTCATGTTATTATCAATAATCAGATTGGTTTTACAACAGCGCCACGTTTTTCACGTTCTTCGCCTTATCCATCTGATGTTGCAAAAATGATTGATGCTCCCATTTTCCATGTGAATGGTGATGATCCTGAAGCTGTTGTTTTTGTTGCAAAAATAGCAATGGAGTTTCGTCAAATTTTCCATAAACCGGTGGTCATTGATATGTTTTGTTATCGCCGTTATGGACATAATGAGGGCGATGAACCTTCCTTTACGCAGCCACTTATGTATAAAGCAATTCGTAATCATAAAACAACTCTTCAGCTTTATAGTGATCAATTGATCGCAGAAGGACTGATTTCTTCAGAAGAGATTGAGCAACAAAAAAAGTCATGGCGCGATAAACTTGAAAGTGAGCTTGAAGCAAGTGCTTCTTATAAACCTAATAAGGCTGATTGGCTTGATGGAAGCTGGACGGGGCTCAAAGCTTTTAATAATGCTGATGAGCAACATTCTAGAACAACGGGTGTTGAATTAAAAACTTTAAAGGAAATTGGTCAGAAACTTGTCGAAATTCCAGAGAATTTTCATGTTCATAAAACGATACAGCGTTTTTTAAACAATCGTGCTAAAATTTTCGAAACCGGTGAGGGTGTTGACTGGGCCACCGCTGAGGCTCTCGCTTTTGGCTCACTTTGTTTAGAAGGAGCACCGGTTCGTCTTTCGGGTGAAGATGTTGAACGGGGAACTTTTTCACAACGTCATTCAGTTCTTTATGACCAAGAAAATGAAGCGCGTTATATTCCCTTGAATCATTTACAAAAGGGGCAAGCGCTTTATGAAGTTGTTAATTCCATGCTTTCTGAAGAAGCTGTTCTTGGTTTTGAATATGGATATTCTCTTGCTGAACCACGAGGATTAATACTTTGGGAAGCACAATTTGGTGACTTTTCTAATGGTGCACAGGTCATTTTTGATCAATTTATTTCATCTGCAGAGCGTAAATGGCTTCGTATGTCTGGTCTTGTGTGCTTATTGCCTCATGGTTTTGAAGGACAAGGACCAGAGCATTCTTCTGCGCGTTTGGAGCGGTTTCTTCAGCTTTGTGCGGAAGATAATATGCAGGTTGCTAATTGTACAACACCTGCAAATTATTTTCATATTTTGCGTCGACAAATTAAGCGTGATTTTCGTAAGCCATTGATTTTAATGACACCTAAATCACTTTTGCGTCATAAACGAGCTGTTTCTCTTCTCAATGAAATGGGGCCAGAAACGAGCTTCTCTCGTGTATTGCTTGATGATGCAGAATGTCTTAAAGATTCTGTCGTGAAGTTGCAGAAAGATAATAAAATTCGCCGTGTCGTTCTTTGTACAGGAAAGGTTTATTACGACCTTTATGAAGAACGTGAAAAAAAGGGTATTGATGATGTTTATCTTCTTCGTATTGAACAGTTGTATCCTTTCCCTGCAAAAGTTTTAGTGAATGTGTTATCGCGCTTTTTGCAGGCAGAAGTTTTTTGGTGTCAAGAGGAACCAAAAAACATGGGGGCTTGGTCATTTATTGAGCCTTATTTGGAATGGGTTTTGACGCATATTAATGCGCAATATTCACGTGCTCGTTATGCAGGACGTCCGGCGAGCGCATCACCGGCCTCTGGGTTAATGGTGAAACACCTTGAACAACTGGCTGCGTTTCTTAAAGACGCGTTAGGTTCTTAA
- the sucD gene encoding succinate--CoA ligase subunit alpha, translating to MSILVNKETKVLVQGLTGKTGTFHTEQALAYHGTQMVGGVNPKKGGETWEGSKGETLPIFASVAEAKEKTGADASVIYVPPAGAAAAIIEAIEAEVRLIICITEGIPVMDMVKVKARLENSKSRLIGPNCPGILTPNECKIGIMPGSIFRKGSVGVVSRSGTLTYEAVFQTSQEGLGQTTAIGIGGDPVKGTEFIDVLEMFLADDETQSIVMIGEIGGSAEEEAAQFLQDEARKGRKKPVVGFIAGRTAPPGRTMGHAGAVISGGKGGAEDKIAAMESAGIRVSPSPSQIGKTLMSVLKG from the coding sequence ATGTCGATTCTTGTGAATAAAGAGACGAAAGTTCTCGTTCAAGGGCTTACAGGAAAAACAGGAACATTTCATACAGAACAGGCGCTTGCTTATCATGGTACGCAAATGGTTGGTGGTGTTAATCCTAAAAAGGGTGGAGAAACATGGGAGGGGTCAAAAGGTGAAACTCTTCCTATCTTTGCTAGTGTTGCAGAAGCAAAAGAAAAAACAGGTGCTGATGCTTCCGTTATTTATGTTCCTCCTGCAGGGGCTGCGGCAGCTATTATAGAAGCTATTGAAGCTGAAGTTCGTTTAATTATCTGTATTACGGAAGGTATTCCCGTTATGGATATGGTCAAGGTAAAGGCGCGATTAGAAAATTCAAAATCTCGTCTTATTGGCCCTAATTGTCCTGGTATTCTTACACCAAACGAATGTAAAATTGGTATTATGCCTGGTTCTATTTTTAGAAAAGGCTCAGTTGGTGTTGTTTCAAGGTCGGGAACTTTAACTTATGAAGCTGTTTTTCAAACGAGTCAGGAAGGTCTTGGACAAACAACTGCTATAGGAATTGGGGGTGATCCTGTTAAGGGGACTGAATTTATTGATGTGTTGGAAATGTTTCTAGCGGATGATGAAACTCAATCTATTGTTATGATTGGTGAAATTGGTGGTTCTGCTGAAGAAGAAGCTGCACAGTTTCTCCAAGATGAAGCAAGAAAAGGTCGTAAAAAGCCAGTTGTTGGCTTTATTGCTGGTCGTACGGCTCCTCCAGGACGCACAATGGGGCATGCTGGTGCTGTTATTTCTGGTGGTAAAGGTGGAGCAGAAGATAAAATTGCGGCAATGGAATCAGCAGGGATTCGTGTGTCTCCTTCACCATCACAGATAGGTAAGACTTTGATGTCAGTTTTGAAAGGCTAA
- the sucC gene encoding ADP-forming succinate--CoA ligase subunit beta has translation MNIHEYQAKRLLHEYGAPIANGVAVYSVEQAEKWAKKLPGPLYVVKSQIHAGGRGKGKFKELGSDAKGGVRLAHSVEEVVANVQEMLGKTLVTKQTGPEGKQVNRLYIEDGADIERELYLSLLVDRSVGRIAFVVSTEGGMDIEAVAEETPEKIFTLPIEVVEGVTSADCGRLCDALGLQGCAREDGEKLFPILYKAFCEKDMSLLEINPLIVMKDGHLRVLDAKVSFDNNSLFRHPDILELRDLSEEDPKEIEASKHDLAYVALEGTIGCMVNGAGLAMATMDIIKLYGAEPANFLDVGGGASKEKVTAAFKIITADPNVKGILVNIFGGIMRCDVIAEGVVAAVREVGLKVPLVVRLEGTNVEQGKAIIKDSGLNVISADDLDDAAQKIVAAVKGA, from the coding sequence ATGAATATCCATGAGTATCAGGCTAAACGTCTTCTTCATGAATATGGAGCGCCCATTGCAAATGGTGTTGCTGTTTATTCTGTAGAGCAAGCTGAAAAATGGGCAAAAAAATTGCCCGGACCTCTCTATGTGGTTAAAAGTCAGATACACGCTGGTGGTCGTGGTAAGGGTAAGTTTAAAGAACTTGGTTCTGATGCAAAGGGTGGTGTTCGGCTTGCACATTCTGTTGAAGAAGTTGTTGCAAATGTTCAAGAAATGTTGGGTAAAACTTTGGTAACCAAACAAACTGGTCCAGAAGGTAAACAGGTCAATCGTCTTTATATTGAAGATGGTGCCGATATTGAACGCGAGCTTTATCTTTCACTTTTGGTTGATCGGAGTGTTGGTCGGATTGCTTTTGTTGTTTCAACAGAAGGTGGAATGGATATTGAAGCGGTTGCTGAAGAGACACCAGAAAAAATCTTCACTCTTCCTATTGAGGTTGTCGAAGGTGTTACCTCAGCTGATTGTGGAAGACTTTGTGATGCATTGGGATTGCAAGGGTGTGCACGAGAAGATGGTGAAAAGCTTTTTCCAATTCTTTATAAGGCATTCTGTGAAAAAGATATGAGTCTTTTAGAAATTAATCCGCTTATTGTGATGAAAGATGGTCACTTGCGCGTCCTGGATGCAAAAGTTTCTTTTGATAATAATTCATTGTTTCGTCATCCAGATATTTTAGAATTACGCGATCTTTCAGAAGAAGATCCAAAAGAAATTGAAGCCTCAAAGCATGATCTTGCTTATGTTGCTCTTGAGGGTACAATTGGTTGTATGGTCAATGGTGCGGGTCTTGCAATGGCAACCATGGATATCATTAAGCTTTACGGAGCTGAACCAGCAAATTTTTTGGATGTTGGGGGTGGCGCATCAAAAGAAAAGGTGACAGCTGCTTTTAAGATTATTACAGCTGATCCAAATGTTAAAGGCATTTTGGTTAACATTTTTGGTGGTATTATGCGTTGTGATGTCATTGCTGAAGGTGTGGTTGCTGCTGTGCGTGAAGTTGGTTTAAAGGTTCCCTTAGTTGTTCGTCTTGAAGGAACAAATGTTGAGCAGGGTAAAGCAATTATCAAGGATAGTGGTTTGAATGTTATTTCCGCTGATGATTTAGATGATGCTGCTCAAAAAATTGTTGCAGCCGTGAAGGGAGCTTAA
- the mdh gene encoding malate dehydrogenase has translation MARKKIALIGSGMIGGTLAHIIGFKELGDVVLFDIAEGMPQGKALDIAESSPVDGFDINLKGANAYEAIEGSDVVIVTAGVARKPGMSRDDLLGINLKVMEQVGAGIKKYAPSAFVICITNPLDAMVWALQKFSGLPVHKVVGMAGILDSARFRYFLSEEFKVSVKDVTAFVLGGHGDSMVPLVRYSTVGGISLPDLVKMGWTTQEKIDQIIQRTRDGGAEVISLLKAGSAYYAPAASAVSMAEAYLKDTKRVVPVAAYLSGEYGVNDTYVGVPVVLGAGGVERVIEIELDKEEREAFDYSVNAVKKLCEACIALVPSLK, from the coding sequence ATGGCACGAAAAAAGATAGCTCTCATTGGTTCAGGTATGATTGGGGGTACTTTAGCACATATTATTGGGTTTAAAGAGCTTGGTGATGTGGTTTTATTTGATATTGCAGAAGGTATGCCACAGGGAAAAGCTCTTGATATTGCTGAATCTTCTCCCGTTGATGGCTTTGATATCAATTTAAAAGGTGCAAATGCTTATGAAGCAATTGAAGGATCTGATGTTGTTATTGTAACAGCAGGGGTTGCACGCAAACCTGGTATGAGCCGTGATGATCTTTTAGGCATTAATTTAAAAGTCATGGAACAAGTTGGTGCTGGGATTAAAAAATATGCACCTTCAGCTTTTGTTATTTGTATTACTAATCCCCTTGACGCAATGGTATGGGCATTACAGAAATTTTCAGGTCTTCCCGTCCATAAAGTCGTTGGTATGGCTGGTATTCTGGATTCAGCGCGTTTTCGTTATTTTTTATCTGAAGAATTTAAAGTCTCTGTTAAAGATGTAACGGCGTTTGTTTTAGGCGGGCATGGTGATTCAATGGTACCTTTGGTGCGCTATTCAACAGTTGGTGGTATTTCTTTACCTGATCTTGTTAAAATGGGTTGGACAACACAGGAAAAGATAGATCAAATTATTCAACGTACCCGTGATGGTGGTGCAGAAGTTATTAGTTTGTTAAAAGCAGGTTCTGCTTATTATGCTCCAGCTGCTTCTGCTGTTTCTATGGCTGAAGCCTATTTAAAGGACACTAAGCGTGTTGTGCCTGTTGCAGCCTACCTTTCAGGGGAATATGGAGTTAATGATACCTACGTTGGTGTTCCCGTTGTACTTGGTGCAGGTGGTGTTGAAAGGGTCATTGAAATTGAGCTTGATAAAGAGGAAAGAGAGGCTTTTGATTATTCCGTAAATGCGGTTAAAAAGCTTTGTGAAGCTTGTATTGCTCTTGTGCCTAGTCTCAAGTAA
- the zapE gene encoding cell division protein ZapE, which translates to MILVSTRYKELVSKGKVRFDPAQLAVTEHFDHLLKKISEQNTSRSWSWIFWSFLKRIFKRKRQNFTRITKQEDESSSFQGLYIYGEVGRGKTMLMDLFFSCLPESNKKRAHFNDFMADVHERINFYRQASGHAKFKQDNPILAVAEDLSREAKVLCFDEFSVTDIADAMVLGRLISALFDKEIFFIATSNVAPNNLYYNGLNRELFLPFIQTLKAYVRVVNLDAKTDYRLEKSNLQSVYVTPLGKKADESMDQAWALVLQGHKERSDELSIRGRLIPIPRFAAGCARFDYRDLCAKPLAASEYLVLGEHYHTIFIDNVPIMDDTCRNETKRFILLIDILYERHIRLFMSAAERVEDLYKGHAQTAETFEFQRTQSRLFEMQSYDYLKLWKERFLLKKKL; encoded by the coding sequence ATGATTCTCGTTTCAACGCGCTATAAGGAGCTGGTTTCTAAAGGAAAAGTCCGCTTTGATCCAGCTCAATTGGCCGTAACAGAGCACTTTGATCATTTATTAAAGAAAATTTCGGAACAAAATACTTCTCGTTCTTGGTCTTGGATATTTTGGTCTTTTTTAAAAAGGATATTTAAAAGGAAAAGACAAAATTTTACTCGTATTACAAAACAAGAGGATGAAAGTAGCTCTTTTCAGGGATTATATATTTATGGTGAAGTAGGACGAGGCAAAACCATGTTGATGGATTTGTTCTTTTCTTGTTTGCCTGAGAGTAATAAAAAACGCGCTCATTTTAATGATTTTATGGCTGATGTGCATGAACGTATTAATTTTTATCGTCAAGCATCTGGGCATGCAAAGTTTAAACAAGATAATCCTATTTTAGCTGTTGCTGAAGATCTTTCACGAGAAGCAAAGGTGCTTTGTTTTGATGAATTTAGTGTAACAGATATTGCTGATGCTATGGTGTTGGGGCGGCTTATTTCTGCTTTGTTTGATAAAGAAATTTTCTTTATTGCGACTTCAAATGTGGCGCCGAATAACCTTTATTATAACGGTTTAAATCGTGAGCTCTTTTTGCCTTTTATTCAAACTTTAAAAGCATATGTTCGTGTTGTTAATCTTGATGCAAAAACAGATTATCGTCTTGAAAAATCGAATCTACAGTCTGTGTATGTAACGCCATTAGGGAAAAAAGCAGATGAATCTATGGACCAAGCATGGGCACTTGTGTTGCAAGGACATAAAGAAAGATCTGATGAGCTTTCTATAAGAGGTCGCCTTATTCCTATTCCACGTTTTGCTGCGGGTTGTGCACGCTTTGATTATCGAGACTTGTGTGCAAAGCCTTTGGCTGCATCTGAGTATTTGGTGTTAGGAGAGCATTATCATACGATTTTTATCGATAATGTACCAATCATGGATGACACATGTCGCAATGAAACAAAACGGTTTATTTTACTTATTGATATTCTTTATGAACGTCACATCCGATTATTTATGTCGGCAGCAGAAAGGGTGGAGGATTTGTATAAGGGGCATGCTCAGACTGCTGAAACATTTGAATTTCAAAGAACACAGTCACGTCTTTTTGAAATGCAAAGCTACGATTATTTGAAACTTTGGAAAGAACGTTTTCTTTTAAAGAAGAAGCTTTGA
- a CDS encoding AprI/Inh family metalloprotease inhibitor, translated as MSFSKNSFFVAMSTVMLLGGCSTTRFDSNYNSNALEVFYPSQPVTTLEVSDLSSTSSSASEAANASMYEKGDSQSDGRMASLELPSNANDLFPASIAGVWNLSMGGKVCRIATPQTKFGQGYRAGPLHCSGIVSQVRSWAVKGKRLYFYNSSGRVIVALYSSNVDHFEGRTLDDHPVVLSR; from the coding sequence ATGTCGTTTTCAAAAAATTCGTTTTTCGTTGCAATGTCAACTGTAATGCTTTTAGGAGGATGTTCAACAACGCGGTTTGACAGTAATTATAATAGTAACGCATTAGAAGTTTTTTATCCATCTCAACCAGTGACAACCTTGGAAGTATCTGATTTATCGTCTACTTCTTCGTCGGCATCTGAAGCTGCAAACGCTTCAATGTATGAGAAAGGGGATTCTCAGAGCGATGGGCGAATGGCTAGTCTTGAATTACCAAGCAATGCTAATGATTTGTTTCCTGCAAGTATTGCTGGGGTATGGAATCTTTCTATGGGGGGGAAGGTTTGTCGGATTGCAACGCCACAAACAAAGTTTGGACAAGGGTACCGAGCTGGTCCTTTACACTGCTCAGGAATTGTTTCCCAGGTGAGGTCGTGGGCTGTTAAAGGAAAAAGATTATATTTTTATAATAGTTCTGGACGTGTTATCGTTGCTCTTTATTCTTCAAATGTTGATCATTTTGAGGGACGTACACTTGATGATCATCCTGTTGTTTTAAGCCGTTAG
- the dapF gene encoding diaminopimelate epimerase — translation MKTPFSKMDGLGNQIIVADMRESTQDFTPQAILALSADPEMHFDQIMAIHTPTENEADFRIKIWNADGSEAKACGNGTRCVIAWLKDHNFGEVFRLETPVGVIEGKYQTDNLISVDMGCPNFNAKEMPVSREIVDTNHVEITAGPLKDACLVSIGNLHAIFFVESDLQHIPLEKYGPILEHDSLFPERCNISIACITSKKSLNLRTWERGAGLTQACGSAACASAVAAYRRGLAQRHIDVNLPRGTLNIFYREDNHIIMTGPIKYQFSGFLNPLTGCYKKDHF, via the coding sequence ATGAAAACGCCATTTAGCAAAATGGATGGTCTTGGAAATCAAATTATTGTTGCCGATATGCGCGAAAGCACACAGGATTTTACACCACAAGCAATTCTTGCTTTATCGGCAGATCCTGAAATGCATTTTGATCAAATCATGGCTATCCACACACCAACTGAGAATGAAGCCGACTTCCGCATCAAAATATGGAATGCTGATGGTTCAGAGGCTAAAGCTTGTGGCAATGGCACCCGCTGCGTCATTGCATGGCTTAAAGATCACAATTTTGGTGAAGTTTTTCGTTTAGAAACCCCCGTTGGAGTGATCGAAGGAAAATACCAAACCGACAATCTCATTTCTGTTGATATGGGATGCCCAAATTTCAACGCAAAAGAGATGCCTGTTTCACGTGAAATAGTTGATACCAATCACGTAGAAATTACAGCTGGTCCCCTAAAAGATGCTTGTCTTGTCTCTATTGGCAATCTCCACGCTATCTTTTTTGTTGAAAGTGATCTTCAACATATTCCATTAGAAAAATACGGACCAATACTTGAACATGATTCCCTTTTTCCAGAACGGTGCAATATTTCCATTGCTTGCATAACGTCAAAGAAAAGTCTAAATTTACGTACATGGGAGCGTGGAGCAGGATTAACACAAGCATGTGGGAGTGCTGCATGTGCCAGTGCAGTGGCCGCTTACCGACGTGGTCTGGCACAGCGCCATATTGATGTAAACTTACCAAGGGGAACACTTAATATTTTTTACCGAGAAGATAATCACATTATTATGACAGGACCCATAAAATATCAATTTAGTGGTTTTTTAAACCCTTTAACAGGGTGTTACAAAAAGGATCACTTTTGA